The Rattus norvegicus strain BN/NHsdMcwi chromosome 9, GRCr8, whole genome shotgun sequence genome contains the following window.
TGACAGAGGGTCCTtcagggtcctcctcctcctcccttttttctttttctcctcttccttcttctttttctcttcctccttttttctcctcctcttcctcatccttctcctcctcttcctcttccttctccttttttaaaaattcttatttctatgtaaccctggctattctagaactcattttgtagaccaggctgaccttgaacttacagagatcttcctgcctctgcgtCCTGAGTGCCACCATGTCTAGTCCCTAAAGATGACCTCTTGATGTTTTGCAGAGGACTGTTCCCTCATCCAAGAGAAGACACCAGCACTCTGTCTATTGCTCACTACCTTTATGGCAACAGGTAGTGAAAAGATAGCTGGGTTGACTTGGGTTCTGGAGTCTTGCCTATTTCCTCTTTATGTGGCTTTGAGGAAGTTAAATCGCCTTTGTGCTTAGTCTTGTCTTAAAACTGAGTATTTAAACATTTGCATATTGTGAGCTTTCAATAAGACAGCACACGATAAGTGCATAAGGACCAGGTTCTGCATTCAGCATTTGATAACACTACCATCTTTCAGGAGATGGGCCAACCAGGAACCCCACATATATTTCAGGCTCATTGAGGACTGTATTTTTAAATCGCAGCTCAAATTAGCCTTAAATGAATCTGGATTTAGCATCTGGGACCCTATCTTTAAACCCTGGCATAGTCACTGATTGGATTGGTGACCCCTTTAAGATCCAGTTTCCTTGCTAATGAGACAGATGAAGAATAGAGGCTAGTTGGAGGATCAGGggtagcaggagccatggactcTAAAGCCCATTCAGAATTTAAGCAAAATTCATACCCACGGAGCACTTGGATCCTTGGTTCTTAGATTCCTGGCAGGGCAGGTGGAGGGCCCTGTGTCCACTGCTCAGTGCTTTCCCACAATATCACATGCATTCTCAGGGGGTTCTTATTAaacactcaacccctacacacacaGGGGGAGAATGGACCAATAGCTTCTGTTTACAGGTAGATGTCATAGTTTAATATCATAGGAGATACGAATTATTATAGTCTTGGGACTGTGCTCAGAGGGATGAAGCCTCTTCTGTAGAAGTGGATAGTGGGACCTCTCATGAATTCTTTttccagagaaggaaagaaagggaaccaTTGAAAGACACTGGCAGGTGTCCCTGGCTTGCTGGAAGCCAGGGTGAAGATGCAAATTGAAGGTGGCCTGGgtggtggggggcagggaggagagtccAGGACCAAGCAGAACTTTTGAACATGGCTCATGGTATATCATCCTACACAGTAGCTCCTGGTCCagggagtgtgtggtggctgaaaTTCAGCTGCGAAGCCTATTTTAGGGCAGGGTTGTTGATCGATCTAGAAAATGGCAAAGGTACCATCTGGGCTTCCAATGCTTTGACCTATATTGATGGGTCTTTCCCCCCACAAGATGAGGAACTGGCTTCATCTTATTGGATCACACAGCTCTCATTAGCTTTCCCCCTACATCCATGCTCCTCTAAGTTGGGTAAAAGTTCTAGGGCCTTATGAGAGCCCTTGGTTGGAGGGAACAATCCTCAGACACATAAGAATGGAGGTTATTTAGCTCAAATGCATGCACAAAGTTCTagattccaacacacacacacacacacacacacacacacacacacacacacacacagagcaattcACCAAGAAAGAGgcaagagaggggttggggatttagctcagtggtagagcgcttgcctaggaagcgcaaggccctgggttcggtccccagctccggaaaaaaaaaaaaaaaaaaaaaagaaagaggcaaGAGGGGCAGGtaggttctagagcttttattgAGAATCTTATGGGTGATGTCTGGGAATGTGGAGCCTAATGCTGGACTCTTCGAATGGACTGCAGCTGTCCAGTATGGGCCTGTGTGCCAAAGTCATTGTAGGTACGGAACTCCCCACTGTGCCGGTCCCGTTCTAAGACATACTGGTAGCCTCGGTAGCCAGGGTATTGGTAGGCCACCCACCTAGGATAGTAAAGAAAAGGGTAGTGAGTAGGCTTTGCCTCACTCCCACCCCTGTGGTCCCACCAGTATCTCATTTTCTAGCCAACTCCAGAAACATTGTTTCAGCTCCTGTGCCTTTTGCTCTGTGTTCTCCTGTGGATCTGTCCTAGCCTGGTTTCTACATGCATCCTTCACTTCCTCCTTACTCAAGTTTTCAACCCTTCACATCCCACCATATTCCCCTGGCTCCTggtcctttctccccctcccaatCTCTAGGTTAGCCTGTAGCATCCTCCATTACTGGCTCCCGTCTTCTCTTTTGTTCTCATGGACTTCCCACTCTTGACATCTCCTCTGTCCCAGGCCCAGGACTCACGCTCCAGAGCTGACTTTGAGGGAACCCACATCTTTGCTGGTCCAGCCCATGGAAGGCAGTGATGGGTAGTCATCACTGAGTTCAAACTTGCAGCCCTGGAAGTTTTCCCCCTCAAACAGGGTCACACGGCTGTCACTGTGGTTCTGAGACACAGAAATGAATTGGGGTGGTTTATAGATGTACCAGGCCCTCCAAAGTGGTGTTCACAGATATAGTCTTAACCCTAGTCACCTACGTCCTGCTCAGCACACATCATGCCGCCTCTTAGGCATTTCTGGGAGTTTGCCCATCAGCTCCTAGTAAGTCTGGCCAGCTGCAATGCTCAGAGATTCTACCTGGATCCTACCAAGACACTGAGTTATGTGTGAAGACTAGAGAATTCCCATAAGATTCTTTGAGGACAATGCTAAAGGAACTCCTGTGACAGGAACCTTTTTGTTGTAGTAGTCTGTTTTGTTTATGGTAATGGGGATCAAACCAGGACCTCGAGTATgctaggctggtcttaaacttgtggtccttctgcctcagcctccaaagtagATGGAAATATAGGAATGTAGCACTATCTTCCCCTGAGTCTATCTTTAAGAGGAAATCATGAGTTCTGAGAAAAATGTCTAGCCCATTAACCAGGACGTTTCTCTAAGGGTCTGATTGGCTCCCCAACCCAGCCCCTTGCCCCATTGATGCCTCCCACAGATCGGGACTCAGCTAAGAGGTACTGTATGGGACAGTCAGAACGAGTGGGGAGGGCAGTTTGGTTACATCTGGCCTCTCTAACACATGGGTCTTCCTCCTGAGGGGTTATGGTCCCCCACAGCCTCTTGGAACAGAAAATGAATGGGGCTGGGTTCTCTGACCTTCACCACCAGCCCCAGGACTCACCAATACCTGAGAGCAAATGTAGAGTGAGAACCGCCtttctgggacacacacacacacacacacacacacacacacacacacacacacacaccctacacacagaGAATTGGTGACACTGAACCTGTTCTCAGCCTTGATCCCTGGAATGAATTCTAGTGTCATCTTCATTTCAATACGTTTGACCCTGTTAACTCACATTATGCCTCTGAACTGCATTTTCTAAGACTGTGCATGGGGCCAACAGCAGCCACATCAGCGTTCCAAGGCTGTGTGACATCTTACAGCTTATGCTCCTTACACCTGTGGTGAATTGAAACAGAAGGACCCCAGGGTGTGCAGAAACCAATGGTCTTTTGTGCTGTCCATGGTGCTGATCCAGGGCGGTGCCCAAAATCCCAATTTTCAGACGTTTTTTGTTCTGAAGTAATGCCACTACCACCCACCCAAGAGTTTATTCATACATCCTGTCGGGTGGGGCAGTAGGTATTTTAAAGCACCACACTTTGGTCGGGGCCTGGAGCTAGGCTGCAGGAgatggggggggagggaagggggaagtggGCTGTGCTCACCGCACAGAGCACTGGCCTGAAGGACAGCAATTGGTTGCTGTGGTGGCCGCTGCTACCGCTCCAGGCACTCCAGCAAGGATAGTCTCCCTTCTCTAGAATGAACTGCTGTCCCTGGAAGTCGGGGTACTCAAAGGCCACCCATctgaaaaaggagaagaggaactGGGAGGTATTTGCTTGGTCTCCTCCCCTACATCATCACCTTGTTTGCTATGGTTAAAAAGACCCAGGGACACAAACCATGTCTCCAATGCTAGACCGTGCCCCAGATACACCCAGCTCCTAAGGAAACTGAAAGCCCCAAACCCGGTGTCTCTGAGGTTAGAAAGGCCTAGGCTTCTCATTTATGTCTTTGTTCGAAGGAATGTTTCAGGTTACAAAGCTCACTAGACCAAGGACTCCCTTCTGGGATATACGCGCCTGCATACGGAGCCAACCAAACATTCTCCATCCTGCTATAGTAGCAAAGGATCTCCAGCTATCTTCAGGATCCCAAGCTGGCTTCTAGTATACCCAGATGGGCACAGCACAAAGGATCTGTCTCTACAAAGCCACCTGACTTTgcacaaagaaaacattgagGTTTCAGGGCGCTCCCATGATAGCTTCTTGCCTTTGTCTTGCGGAGGGTTGGGAGTATTGGAGATGACAAAGATTTCTCTGCTTAATGAGTCTCTCTATGGCGTACTAGAGTGTAGGTCGAAGTCCCAGGCTCTGACTTTGGctgggggtgggagttggggggtAGAGAAGCTGAAAAACCCCTAAATTAGCTCAGCAGACACAGCAGGATCACTCACGCGCCGTTTTCCACCTTGACTGAGCGCACCCTCCGCAGGGCTCCCCGCTCACAGACGTTGGCACAGTCGCTCAGTAGCCGGCAGCGACGACCCTGGAAGTCCTCCTCGTCCCAGAGCGTGAGGCAAGCGGGTGCCGGGCCCGGTGCCGGGGCGCTGCTCATGTCGCTGCAGATAAGAAGGGCAGGATCACCAGCTAAATTCTCAGGAACCCTCTACTTAGCCTAAGCCTGTCCATCCCCAGTAGGGTGTGAGAGATCTTCGGGCTGGATCTGGCCTGTCTCTGGACATCCGCTGCCTAGGTACGTGCAGGCGGGAGGGGAGGTTTTCTTGttactccctctctctccccagtaCTCACCAAGTGAGTGAGCACCGCACCTACGGAAAATGGAGAGGCTGCGCGCGAGCCTGGTGCTCGCTGCTTTATACtcaggtctgtctgcctctctctgtggaATCCGGGTGGGGTGTGCGAGCTGAGTCAGCTGGCAGGCTTTGGTCAGCTCTGGTCTGCATAGGCAGTGGAGTCACCGATCTGGTCCCAGCCCGCATGGATGACAACGGAAAGTGCTGAGGTGCACATTGCGTGTCTGCCAGAGCCCAGGCTGACTCTGCGCTTTCTTTCAATGTGGCCTAAGCCTGGTAGAGACTCCTAGCCTAGGGTCAGAACAAGCGCTCCCTGGCATGGACCTTCCAACGTGACTCTAGGCCTAAGGTTCAGCCTTTTCTAAGACCAAGTGAGCCTGGGCCAGCACAGTTCTCCCCAAAGTCAAAACTCTCTAGGTGAAGATCTTTCTTTTGGGAGACACtagtgagaaggaagaaaagactcTTCTTTAACGACGCTGCGCCAAGCTCCTCGGGCCTCTTTTCCTTGGAAGATCTGTCAGCTGCTACCCTTTTCTTCCCAGTCTTGTCTGGCTCTGAGGTCGAGACCAGGTCTCACCGCCAGGCGGCACTAAACACAGAAAAGCCCCCCGGAATGCGGCGTTCTCCTGGGTTTTAAGAATACAAGTGCTAAGGAAGGGGCCAAGTGTCCTAGGTAGCAGCGGCCTCTCAATCTTCCCCCAGCGCTCTCAAGACTACCGATGCTCCCTGAGCACCAGAATCCACAGTGTCGTGTTGGGACAGAAAAGGCTTAGAACCCTAAGGAGGTCTCCTCACCCTTTTAGCTGTCATCTAGAAGGCCTTCTTGCAGATCCTTAATGGTAAGAGAGGCTGACGCAGCAGGAGAGTGAGGGAGATGGGTGGGAAATATTGTTACTCATATTTGCCAAATGCCTCCTCTACAGACTCAACAGCCTGGTGGGTTCAgtttgcacacacaaacataaaaaggAAGACTCAACCAGGTGTGGGACCTTCTTCAAACGCATAACTGGCCAGCTTCAGAGTTAAGAAAAtccaggagatttttttttgttctgttgccTGACCCCCGCCCCAACTCCACCACTGGTACCCTCTTTCTCCCAGCCTGTTATACCATCCCCAGCCTAGAGTCTTTACACGTGCCCTGTGAATTCTCTGGAATTGTTAAATCACACACTCTTGGTGTGGTTACCTCCTCTGCCACTTTGTGGACGATACCAGTCACAAAACACCACCCATCACAGGTTTCCTCTCTGGAGTTTGTCACTCTCAAGATGTCCTCCTCTTAGTTTATGAATTCACCAGTGCCTTCTTTACTAGACTGTAAGCCCCACACAGAAGGGTAGGACCTGTGTCTGCCTTGTTCCCAGTTATCCTCAAACCTGGATACAGAGTAGTAATTCGATAAAACTGGAGTGAATTAACAAGACAGCCAGTTGTGGACCGAATGTCGATGGAGGAGGAGTGTGTAATAAAGTCTCCAGTGGGTTGGGGGTGATGGTTTATTTCCATTTCTGAAGTTTGGGGcttctggggggtggggtggacagCTCGTTCCTTAGGCCTCTCCATTCACTAGTGAGAAATGGCTGTTGGGATTCACATCTACAAACTTGAATAGAGTCCATAACCCAAGCTGGGGGCACCAGGAGGGAATATGGGACAAACCTGAGTAGGTTTGATTGAGGGTGGGGCCAGAATTAACTTTCAGTCACTTGACTCTACCCTAGAGAGAGCTAGCCAAAAACAGAAGGGCTGTAATTTTTCCCAGAACATAGAAGAAGGCCCAGACTTCATACAGGGCAGCAGCTAATCTTGGATGCTTAATATTCTAGCTTCTGCTCTGCCTCACAAGTGAGGATTAGGAAAAAATagacctctctcttctccatcagACAATTATAGAGGTGGCCACTAGGGGGCGGGGCCAGTCTGCTCTGACCAGAAAGAAGccagtgtgtatgtggtgtgtgtggtgtggtgtgtgtgtgtggtgtgtgtgtgtgtgtgtgtgtgtgtgtgtgtgtggttgatcAGGAGAAGCAGTGGTGTTGACAACAGGCTATACATCTGTGCTGCTGTTGGTGACTGTGGGGCTGCATTTATCATGTTTATCAAGAATGGagcctggggggttggggatttagctcagcggtagagcaaggccctgggttcagtccccagctccaaaaaaaaaaaaaaaaaaaaatggagaatggAGCCTGGAGGTGGAGGGCAACTTCCAGTCTATGTGTTGGCCAGTATTTGTGTGTTCACTCCAGGCAGAGGGAAAATGACTCCTTAGAATTAGATGTCACCTGGGTTTTGGGGTAGTGATTTAGACAAGAAGCCTACCCTTTCCAGCTGGAAATCCTCTTGGCAGCAGCTAGCCTCTCCCCTCTGTCTGCACCTGCGTTTCCTCATCAGGAAAATGTATAGGTCTCTCTGCCCATCCATGGCTTTTAGGTCTCTCTGCAACCAGCTAAAGGGCATATCTGTCTACACCTGTGCCTCTACACCTGCTGCCACCTACAGCAACTGAGGTCcccatccccccccaccccccagcctcagagatggagaaagggaaggcTCTAATAAAGGACAAAGGTCGAGAGGCTCTCAGGCAGCCCCTACACCCTGGTGTGCCTGAGCAGGCACTGTTCTGGGCTGAAGACTCACTCCTTCATTAGCCTCCCTTCCCCACCAGGCCCTGGTCTCCCCTCATGCCCCCTCCTGCCCCCGGCAGCTGTTGCTGTTTGCTTTCCCAGGTCAGTGGAGCTTAGAGCTTCCTGAaggatggatgcccaggtggctTTGTTTGCCAGCTCAGTACCATCCCTTTCATCTCGCCACATCCACAGATTGGACATTCAGGGAATAGCACCCCCCGGGATCTGTACCCCAAAATTACCTGGAGAGCTCATGACAATCTCCTCTGTGGCCCCACTGAGGTAATCATATAAGGGGATCTTTGACACAAAAAACCCCAGAAGTCGGGAGACCTTATCCACATCTCCACCCTGTTCTACTCTCTACCCCACCCCATGATTGTAGGAAAATACTTATTCCGTGCCAACCCTTAGATCCTTAAGAAATCTTCAGGCTTCTGTAAGGATCTCACACTTCACCCACGTGGGGACCAGACTCTGCAGATAACTGCCCATACCCAATCCTGAGTTCTGCTCACACCTCCATCTCTGCCCAGGGAAAGGTCACTGCCCCTAAATAAAGTCCCACTCCATGAAGAACTACACTTCTCAGTACTGCTGGACAGTTTTGAGGTGCTGGTGGGTAATGTCCTCTCCCTGAAGTAGTCTGATCCCACTTCTTCCCCTCATTTCACAGGGAAATTATCCAGGGCCTTCTGGGCTGAAAATGCAAATTCTGTGTGTGCCCTTACCCACCCCAGTCCCTTTGCCAGCCTTTCCTCTGCAGCCTGGCTCCTTTAGTCTCCACCCCATTCCAGGTCTAGAACGGACTGGTGAGCTCCTTCCCTGGGGCTGTACAAGCCTtgtctcccaggagacagagataaCTCGGTTCATCATGCAGATGGGAGCCCCGCCCACATAGACCCATTATCCCACCATCTTCTCTCAGTAAGGCTGCAGAAGCAATAGATCCCCATCCAGAGGGGTGAGCAGCAGCTTTCACTCTGCACTCACCTAGACACAAGGCCACCGCTAGACTCTTCCAGGATGGCAGGGACAGGACATGTGCACACAGGTTCACAGCCAAGTGTGGGTAGGGTCATCCTCAGTGACAGGTACATGGGTAGGGTCCCACAAACTTGATATGTTAACTGCCCTGTCTCAGGACTCAGTACACTTCCTTTGTGAAGAGACGTTTGTCCAGTCACTTATAGTGTCATGTGCCAAGCACTGGGGAAGGCTCACACTGGAGCACACCCTCATGAGCTTTAAAGAGCACACATGGCCCCTCTGAGGTTACCCAGAGAGGCACCACTCGGGTACTGAATGCTCTGGAGCctggctgcctcctgagagcagAGCCCTGTTCTGCTGCTTAAAAGTGGGGCTTCTCAgcctttggctaagatcaagtgtaaaagtGGGGCTCTGCTCCTTAACCTTTGCAttttctcctctgtaaaatgggaatcaTTGTCTTGAGGAGAGTGAAGATTTGCATGTATGTAAAACACAGAACCCCCCTACAATATACACTCAACAAACGGTAGCAGCAACTGTTGGTATATTTTCAGGTTATGGATGTCTGGGGGTTCTCCCCACTTCCTCTGCGATGGGGCGGGTTGGACTGGGAGGGGTCAAGGCAGAAGGCGTAGCCCTGGGATCCTTTCCTCCTTGCCTAGCCTGTCCTGGGTCTCAGGAAGGCAGGAGAGCACCTTTCACTTACGATCCTCTACCTCTCAGCAGCTGCTCTGCCCACTCGGTTTGACAGGGTCAGGGGAGGCGCTCAAAGCTCCTCAATTCTCCCTCAGGCCTGTGGtgtcaagaaacaaacaaagatggAGGGCTAATGCTGAAGATCTAGCTTCTGGTTCCTCTGATTTTCTTTGCTCTATAAATGGCCTCTGCCGGCCCTccgcccaccccaccccttgcTTGGGgtcttgggtttgtttgtttgttttgttttgacctgTAAACTAAGCAGGTTGCTGGAGGGGGCCTCTCAGCCACGCCTGCCTTGTCTGAAGAAGGCTGTCTTCCCTCCCCAGCCTGCTCCTGGTTGCCCCACCTGCCCTGCCAGCTAGCTACCCACCTGGCCTAGGCAGAGTGAGGGGGCGAGCTGTCCTGTCTCCATGGGGATTAATCTCCAAGAAGGTCACTAAGGCCCTGGTACTACCCTGGCTGGCATAGGGATTAGCACCTGGATGTGAGCCCCCACTCCCACGTCTCTCCATTctcacacagaccctgagagGCCTCCCAGCCCAGAGGTTCCAAGGCTGAGCCAGATGCTCCAgagtgggtgggggcagggcagcagCTCAGCAGTGACCTGACAGGGAAAGATGGAGTCAAGCCCATTTCTCTTCAGGGACTGCAGGTGTGAGCCCTGTGCCTTCCCATCTTCTGGCTTTTTATGGGAGGAGAGTGTTCACTGGGGTTTGCCATTCGTGACTCCCCTCTATCCTCCCTTGGGGTTGTTTCCCCACCTCACttttacacatttttttctgCCTGCAACACACCTCTGTCCACTGAACTTCTAACTCCCATCTCCTGTTCTTTCACAAGATGCCCCCCTCTCtggatgtgcgtgtgtgcacgcatgtgtgcatgtgtctggttTCTCTCTGATTGTCTCTGCCTCTAGTTCCCCTAGGTCTTGCCTCCACTGTCTGCTGGTTATGTTGCTTCCCCTGCCCTGCCCGAGTGGCTCCCCTCTGCTTCGTAGGCTCTGAGCTACACTAACCGCCTTTTGCCTGGTCATCAAGTCTCTTTCTCAGCCTTCCCATTGCCCTTTCTTCTCTGCTGTCCCCCAGCCCCCATCTTTTCCCTCAGGGCAGCACTTCAATTGAtcatcccttccctctttcccctcacCGCTACCTGTTCCCTCCCCTTACCAGGAGTGCTGACAGGGAAGACAGGAAGCAGGCTCTGgcttggagcaggaagggggAGGGTCAGCCCGCACACCAGCTGCTCAGTCCCCCACCCCTTCTGTCCCAGCACCTGCAGGCTTGCCTGGCGCCTACAGACTCCACCTCAGCCTGACAGGGGAGGAGGGACCCAGAGGAGAGGCCAGATGCCCCTTGATGGCCTGGAAAAGTGAATCTTGGAAATGGTTAGAGGGTGGGGATATGGGGAAGGAGGCTTGAGGAAGTGGCACCAGACCAGATCCTCAGTCCGCTGCGTGGTCTCTTCTCTGTTGCCACCCTACTTCCAAGGACTGCTTTTGTACCTTCTGGGACCATTCCCAGGACAGACTTCAGGTGTTCCGATGCAGGATCTGAACACCCCAAGGTGTGCTACCTGCCGCGACTGGTGTGCTGTCAAAGACCCAGGAAAGGAGAGCCAGCTAAACGGCTCGATGCCAGCAAGGGCAAAGGGGAAAGACTGTGCCAGAGGAAGGACCTGGTCACGGAGGCCAGGATGGGGACTACACATACCCATCTGAGGACACTTGGGTCTAGCCTGGCCTTGGGATGGGTTCACCACCCTCTCCTCATCAGAGTCACTTTGCAAATGTCCCTCAGGAGTGCAGAAGACCCTGTGGGGCCTCCTGGTAGCTAGGGATTTGGGCAGTAGAGCCCATGGTGGCAATAGGACAAGATAGCGGCTCTAGGAAAATTTGATTTATGATCGTACTTtccgctccccccccccccccccgcattgCCTCTGTCTTGGTGTATGGGTTACTGCTCTCAACCACTGCTTCTTGACCCTAGCGGGAAACCAGCCAGGGGCTCCTTGCTGCTGGCTGAGGAGCCTTTGTCTACCCTTAACCTACAGCTGCCCTTTGTTGCCATACATTGTCATGAGGGGGAATGGGAGGCACCTGGAATCTCAGGACAGACTCACTCACCCCTGGCCCAGCCTCCTCACCAGGCCTTGTGTGGAGTTCTTGGTTTGGGCTCCTCTGTCAGAGTGTAAGACAATCCCTTTCTTTCAGCCAGGTCACAGTGGTTTAAGTAACTGAAATGGGGGTGGCCCAATCCAGATCTAGGTTGTGGCTAATGATCCATGGCCAAACTCTGGCTGGGCTGTGTGCTACCTAGACCCAGTCTAGCCCGTCTGACTGGGCTGCGGAGAATACAAGATTAGggggtttgaggaaggtggtgaGCTCTTTCCTGTGCCTGAAGACCTTGTTTGTCCATTTTGGTATCCGATCTCAGATATGATTGGACTGAAAGACAGACCCGAAAGGTGAAATTTTCCCGTGGCAATGGAGAGAGTCTAAGAGGTGGATTTGAGTCTGCACAGAAGACCTCAGATTACCACTCCCAGGTTTTCCACATCTCACAGCCCTAACACTGTGAGGTTAAAGGGTTAAAGTGACTCCGGCAGAGTGGCTAGGGGCCCAGGAGCCAGAATAAAAGGGTTAGTGGAGTCCCTGACTATTGTGAGAAACAAGGCTGACTGCCTCATCTTGCAAATGGGAGGACCGAGACGCTTTGATGAC
Protein-coding sequences here:
- the Cryba2 gene encoding beta-crystallin A2 isoform X2 — protein: MSHSLGTLMWLLLAPCTVLENAVQRHNNHSDSRVTLFEGENFQGCKFELSDDYPSLPSMGWTSKDVGSLKVSSGAWVAYQYPGYRGYQYVLERDRHSGEFRTYNDFGTQAHTGQLQSIRRVQH
- the Cryba2 gene encoding beta-crystallin A2 isoform X1, whose translation is MYLSLRMTLPTLGCEPVCTCPVPAILEESSGGLVSSDMSSAPAPGPAPACLTLWDEEDFQGRRCRLLSDCANVCERGALRRVRSVKVENGAWVAFEYPDFQGQQFILEKGDYPCWSAWSGSSGHHSNQLLSFRPVLCANHSDSRVTLFEGENFQGCKFELSDDYPSLPSMGWTSKDVGSLKVSSGAWVAYQYPGYRGYQYVLERDRHSGEFRTYNDFGTQAHTGQLQSIRRVQH
- the Cryba2 gene encoding beta-crystallin A2 isoform X3; protein product: MSSAPAPGPAPACLTLWDEEDFQGRRCRLLSDCANVCERGALRRVRSVKVENGAWVAFEYPDFQGQQFILEKGDYPCWSAWSGSSGHHSNQLLSFRPVLCANHSDSRVTLFEGENFQGCKFELSDDYPSLPSMGWTSKDVGSLKVSSGAWVAYQYPGYRGYQYVLERDRHSGEFRTYNDFGTQAHTGQLQSIRRVQH